From the Prunus dulcis chromosome 4, ALMONDv2, whole genome shotgun sequence genome, one window contains:
- the LOC117624104 gene encoding NAD(H) kinase 1 isoform X6 yields the protein MAPSKVNSAIVGIPLSGYNFYEKLESWWTQSSLCNAMGMIRFMLPCLFCLENCKERDRKISEEQSHRENNGDDERTKNLASRSNEQSEQCCGSNGICSHEVLRDGDRDSASKVVPNKFARKASFKLSWCCKGDQSDQHKHDIVSFERGNITTAERSSKQISLKWESQPQTVIILTKPNSTSVRILCAEMVRWLREQKKLDIYVEPRVRAELLTESSYYNFVHTWKGETEIMLLHTKVDLVVTLGGDGTVLWAASMFKGPVPPVVPFSLGSLGFMTPFHSERYQEYLDSILKGPISITLRHRLQCHVIREAAKNEYETEGPILVLNEVTIDRGISSYLTNLECYCDNSFVTCVQGDGLILSTTSGSTAYSLAAGGSMVHPQVPGILFTPICPHSLSFRPLILPEHVTLRVQVPFNSRSHAWASFDGKDRKRLAAGDALVCSMAPWPVPTACQIDSTSDFLNSIHDGLHWNLRKTQSFDGPRDA from the exons ATGGCTCCCAGCAAGGTCAATTCTGCT ATTGTGGGTATTCCACTATCAGGCTACAACTTTTATGAAAAGCTCGAAAGTTGGTGGACTCAGAGTTCTCTATGTAATGCAATGGGAATGATAAGATTTATGCTTCCATGCCTTTTCTGCTTGGAAAATTGCAAGGAACGGGACAGGAAAATTTCTGAAG AGCAATCACATAGAGAGAATAACGGTGATGATGAGAGGACAAAGAACTTGGCCAGCCGATCAAATGAGCAATCTGAACAGTGTTGTGGGAGTAATGGGATATGCTCCCATGAAGTTCTTCGGGATGGTGACCGTGATTCTGCTTCCAAGGTGGTCCCCAATAAATTTGCCAGAAAG GCGTCATTTAAACTTTCATGGTGTTGCAAAGGTGACCAAAGTGACCAGCACAAGCATGACATTGTCTCTTTTGAAAGAGGAAACATTACAACTGCAGAGCGCAGCAGTAAACAA ATTTCTTTGAAGTGGGAATCTCAGCCACAAACTGTGATTATATTGACCAAACCAAATTCAACTTCTGTTCGAATTCTGTGTGCAGAGATGGTCAG ATGGTTGAGAGAGCAGAAAAAGTTAGATATTTATGTGGAACCGCGCGTGAGAGCTGAACTTCTAACAGAGTCATCTTACTACAACTTCGTTCATACATGGAAAGGTG AGACCGAAATAATGCTCCTGCACACAAAAGTTGACCTTGTGGTAACTCTTGGTGGAGATGGAACTGTCCTCTGG GCAGCATCTATGTTCAAAGGACCAGTTCCTCCTGTTGTGCCGTTTTCTTTAGGGTCTCTGGGATTTATGACCCCTTTTC ACAGTGAACGTTACCAAGAATATCTTGATTCAATTTTAAAAGGTCCCATTAGTATCACATTGCGACACCGCTTGCAGTGCCATGTTATTAGAGAAGCAGCCAAAAATGAGTATGAAACTGAAGGACCAATACTTGTATTAAATGAGGTTACAATTGACCGTGGGATATCATCATACCTTACAAATTTGGAATGCTATTGTGACAATTCTTTTGTCACATGTGTCCAAGGAGATGGGCTAATATTATCAACAACATCTGGCAGTACTGCCTATTCATTAGCGGCCGGAGGATCAATGGTTCATCCCCAG GTTCCTGGAATTCTGTTTACACCTATTTGTCCACATTCCCTATCATTTCGGCCTCTGATATTGCCTGAGCATGTGACGCTGCGAGTACAAGTACCTTTCAACAGCAGGAGCCATGCATGGGCGTCGTTTGATGGCAAGGATAGGAAACGGTTGGCAGCTGGTGATGCACTTGTGTGCAGCATGGCACCTTGGCCTGTCCCAACTGCCTGTCAAATTGATTCTACTAGTGACTTCCTGAACAGCATTCATGACGGCCTCCACTGGAATCTTCGAAAGACTCAGTCTTTTGATGGCCCTCGGGATGCATAG
- the LOC117624104 gene encoding NAD(H) kinase 1 isoform X2 — translation MAPSKVNSAGDASVSCSQPENGFLNSLSLLSSEKAVQELLQQSPVQSTDDHLIEFSDAMRTVAKALRRAAEGKASAQAEAAEWKRKYELERARNLHLEHKGYNFYEKLESWWTQSSLCNAMGMIRFMLPCLFCLENCKERDRKISEEQSHRENNGDDERTKNLASRSNEQSEQCCGSNGICSHEVLRDGDRDSASKVVPNKFARKASFKLSWCCKGDQSDQHKHDIVSFERGNITTAERSSKQISLKWESQPQTVIILTKPNSTSVRILCAEMVRWLREQKKLDIYVEPRVRAELLTESSYYNFVHTWKETEIMLLHTKVDLVVTLGGDGTVLWAASMFKGPVPPVVPFSLGSLGFMTPFHSERYQEYLDSILKGPISITLRHRLQCHVIREAAKNEYETEGPILVLNEVTIDRGISSYLTNLECYCDNSFVTCVQGDGLILSTTSGSTAYSLAAGGSMVHPQVPGILFTPICPHSLSFRPLILPEHVTLRVQVPFNSRSHAWASFDGKDRKRLAAGDALVCSMAPWPVPTACQIDSTSDFLNSIHDGLHWNLRKTQSFDGPRDA, via the exons ATGGCTCCCAGCAAGGTCAATTCTGCT GGTGATGCAAGTGTATCATGCTCACAGCCAGAGAATGGTTTTCTCAATTCACTTTCTCTCTTAAGTTCAGAGAAAGCAGTGCAGGAACTTCTGCAACAATCTCCTGTACAGAGCACAGATGACCACCTCATAGAGTTCTCAGACGCTATGAGAA CTGTTGCAAAGGCCCTGAGACGGGCTGCTGAAGGAAAGGCTTCTGCGCAAGCTGAGGCAGCTGAATGGAAGCGTAAATATGAACTGGAGAGGGCCCGCAATCTCCATTTGGAACATAAAG GCTACAACTTTTATGAAAAGCTCGAAAGTTGGTGGACTCAGAGTTCTCTATGTAATGCAATGGGAATGATAAGATTTATGCTTCCATGCCTTTTCTGCTTGGAAAATTGCAAGGAACGGGACAGGAAAATTTCTGAAG AGCAATCACATAGAGAGAATAACGGTGATGATGAGAGGACAAAGAACTTGGCCAGCCGATCAAATGAGCAATCTGAACAGTGTTGTGGGAGTAATGGGATATGCTCCCATGAAGTTCTTCGGGATGGTGACCGTGATTCTGCTTCCAAGGTGGTCCCCAATAAATTTGCCAGAAAG GCGTCATTTAAACTTTCATGGTGTTGCAAAGGTGACCAAAGTGACCAGCACAAGCATGACATTGTCTCTTTTGAAAGAGGAAACATTACAACTGCAGAGCGCAGCAGTAAACAA ATTTCTTTGAAGTGGGAATCTCAGCCACAAACTGTGATTATATTGACCAAACCAAATTCAACTTCTGTTCGAATTCTGTGTGCAGAGATGGTCAG ATGGTTGAGAGAGCAGAAAAAGTTAGATATTTATGTGGAACCGCGCGTGAGAGCTGAACTTCTAACAGAGTCATCTTACTACAACTTCGTTCATACATGGAAAG AGACCGAAATAATGCTCCTGCACACAAAAGTTGACCTTGTGGTAACTCTTGGTGGAGATGGAACTGTCCTCTGG GCAGCATCTATGTTCAAAGGACCAGTTCCTCCTGTTGTGCCGTTTTCTTTAGGGTCTCTGGGATTTATGACCCCTTTTC ACAGTGAACGTTACCAAGAATATCTTGATTCAATTTTAAAAGGTCCCATTAGTATCACATTGCGACACCGCTTGCAGTGCCATGTTATTAGAGAAGCAGCCAAAAATGAGTATGAAACTGAAGGACCAATACTTGTATTAAATGAGGTTACAATTGACCGTGGGATATCATCATACCTTACAAATTTGGAATGCTATTGTGACAATTCTTTTGTCACATGTGTCCAAGGAGATGGGCTAATATTATCAACAACATCTGGCAGTACTGCCTATTCATTAGCGGCCGGAGGATCAATGGTTCATCCCCAG GTTCCTGGAATTCTGTTTACACCTATTTGTCCACATTCCCTATCATTTCGGCCTCTGATATTGCCTGAGCATGTGACGCTGCGAGTACAAGTACCTTTCAACAGCAGGAGCCATGCATGGGCGTCGTTTGATGGCAAGGATAGGAAACGGTTGGCAGCTGGTGATGCACTTGTGTGCAGCATGGCACCTTGGCCTGTCCCAACTGCCTGTCAAATTGATTCTACTAGTGACTTCCTGAACAGCATTCATGACGGCCTCCACTGGAATCTTCGAAAGACTCAGTCTTTTGATGGCCCTCGGGATGCATAG
- the LOC117624104 gene encoding NAD(H) kinase 1 isoform X5 yields the protein MNWRGPAISIWNIKIVGIPLSGYNFYEKLESWWTQSSLCNAMGMIRFMLPCLFCLENCKERDRKISEEQSHRENNGDDERTKNLASRSNEQSEQCCGSNGICSHEVLRDGDRDSASKVVPNKFARKASFKLSWCCKGDQSDQHKHDIVSFERGNITTAERSSKQISLKWESQPQTVIILTKPNSTSVRILCAEMVRWLREQKKLDIYVEPRVRAELLTESSYYNFVHTWKGETEIMLLHTKVDLVVTLGGDGTVLWAASMFKGPVPPVVPFSLGSLGFMTPFHSERYQEYLDSILKGPISITLRHRLQCHVIREAAKNEYETEGPILVLNEVTIDRGISSYLTNLECYCDNSFVTCVQGDGLILSTTSGSTAYSLAAGGSMVHPQVPGILFTPICPHSLSFRPLILPEHVTLRVQVPFNSRSHAWASFDGKDRKRLAAGDALVCSMAPWPVPTACQIDSTSDFLNSIHDGLHWNLRKTQSFDGPRDA from the exons ATGAACTGGAGAGGGCCCGCAATCTCCATTTGGAACATAAAG ATTGTGGGTATTCCACTATCAGGCTACAACTTTTATGAAAAGCTCGAAAGTTGGTGGACTCAGAGTTCTCTATGTAATGCAATGGGAATGATAAGATTTATGCTTCCATGCCTTTTCTGCTTGGAAAATTGCAAGGAACGGGACAGGAAAATTTCTGAAG AGCAATCACATAGAGAGAATAACGGTGATGATGAGAGGACAAAGAACTTGGCCAGCCGATCAAATGAGCAATCTGAACAGTGTTGTGGGAGTAATGGGATATGCTCCCATGAAGTTCTTCGGGATGGTGACCGTGATTCTGCTTCCAAGGTGGTCCCCAATAAATTTGCCAGAAAG GCGTCATTTAAACTTTCATGGTGTTGCAAAGGTGACCAAAGTGACCAGCACAAGCATGACATTGTCTCTTTTGAAAGAGGAAACATTACAACTGCAGAGCGCAGCAGTAAACAA ATTTCTTTGAAGTGGGAATCTCAGCCACAAACTGTGATTATATTGACCAAACCAAATTCAACTTCTGTTCGAATTCTGTGTGCAGAGATGGTCAG ATGGTTGAGAGAGCAGAAAAAGTTAGATATTTATGTGGAACCGCGCGTGAGAGCTGAACTTCTAACAGAGTCATCTTACTACAACTTCGTTCATACATGGAAAGGTG AGACCGAAATAATGCTCCTGCACACAAAAGTTGACCTTGTGGTAACTCTTGGTGGAGATGGAACTGTCCTCTGG GCAGCATCTATGTTCAAAGGACCAGTTCCTCCTGTTGTGCCGTTTTCTTTAGGGTCTCTGGGATTTATGACCCCTTTTC ACAGTGAACGTTACCAAGAATATCTTGATTCAATTTTAAAAGGTCCCATTAGTATCACATTGCGACACCGCTTGCAGTGCCATGTTATTAGAGAAGCAGCCAAAAATGAGTATGAAACTGAAGGACCAATACTTGTATTAAATGAGGTTACAATTGACCGTGGGATATCATCATACCTTACAAATTTGGAATGCTATTGTGACAATTCTTTTGTCACATGTGTCCAAGGAGATGGGCTAATATTATCAACAACATCTGGCAGTACTGCCTATTCATTAGCGGCCGGAGGATCAATGGTTCATCCCCAG GTTCCTGGAATTCTGTTTACACCTATTTGTCCACATTCCCTATCATTTCGGCCTCTGATATTGCCTGAGCATGTGACGCTGCGAGTACAAGTACCTTTCAACAGCAGGAGCCATGCATGGGCGTCGTTTGATGGCAAGGATAGGAAACGGTTGGCAGCTGGTGATGCACTTGTGTGCAGCATGGCACCTTGGCCTGTCCCAACTGCCTGTCAAATTGATTCTACTAGTGACTTCCTGAACAGCATTCATGACGGCCTCCACTGGAATCTTCGAAAGACTCAGTCTTTTGATGGCCCTCGGGATGCATAG
- the LOC117624104 gene encoding NAD(H) kinase 1 isoform X1 — protein sequence MAPSKVNSAGDASVSCSQPENGFLNSLSLLSSEKAVQELLQQSPVQSTDDHLIEFSDAMRTVAKALRRAAEGKASAQAEAAEWKRKYELERARNLHLEHKGYNFYEKLESWWTQSSLCNAMGMIRFMLPCLFCLENCKERDRKISEEQSHRENNGDDERTKNLASRSNEQSEQCCGSNGICSHEVLRDGDRDSASKVVPNKFARKASFKLSWCCKGDQSDQHKHDIVSFERGNITTAERSSKQISLKWESQPQTVIILTKPNSTSVRILCAEMVRWLREQKKLDIYVEPRVRAELLTESSYYNFVHTWKGETEIMLLHTKVDLVVTLGGDGTVLWAASMFKGPVPPVVPFSLGSLGFMTPFHSERYQEYLDSILKGPISITLRHRLQCHVIREAAKNEYETEGPILVLNEVTIDRGISSYLTNLECYCDNSFVTCVQGDGLILSTTSGSTAYSLAAGGSMVHPQVPGILFTPICPHSLSFRPLILPEHVTLRVQVPFNSRSHAWASFDGKDRKRLAAGDALVCSMAPWPVPTACQIDSTSDFLNSIHDGLHWNLRKTQSFDGPRDA from the exons ATGGCTCCCAGCAAGGTCAATTCTGCT GGTGATGCAAGTGTATCATGCTCACAGCCAGAGAATGGTTTTCTCAATTCACTTTCTCTCTTAAGTTCAGAGAAAGCAGTGCAGGAACTTCTGCAACAATCTCCTGTACAGAGCACAGATGACCACCTCATAGAGTTCTCAGACGCTATGAGAA CTGTTGCAAAGGCCCTGAGACGGGCTGCTGAAGGAAAGGCTTCTGCGCAAGCTGAGGCAGCTGAATGGAAGCGTAAATATGAACTGGAGAGGGCCCGCAATCTCCATTTGGAACATAAAG GCTACAACTTTTATGAAAAGCTCGAAAGTTGGTGGACTCAGAGTTCTCTATGTAATGCAATGGGAATGATAAGATTTATGCTTCCATGCCTTTTCTGCTTGGAAAATTGCAAGGAACGGGACAGGAAAATTTCTGAAG AGCAATCACATAGAGAGAATAACGGTGATGATGAGAGGACAAAGAACTTGGCCAGCCGATCAAATGAGCAATCTGAACAGTGTTGTGGGAGTAATGGGATATGCTCCCATGAAGTTCTTCGGGATGGTGACCGTGATTCTGCTTCCAAGGTGGTCCCCAATAAATTTGCCAGAAAG GCGTCATTTAAACTTTCATGGTGTTGCAAAGGTGACCAAAGTGACCAGCACAAGCATGACATTGTCTCTTTTGAAAGAGGAAACATTACAACTGCAGAGCGCAGCAGTAAACAA ATTTCTTTGAAGTGGGAATCTCAGCCACAAACTGTGATTATATTGACCAAACCAAATTCAACTTCTGTTCGAATTCTGTGTGCAGAGATGGTCAG ATGGTTGAGAGAGCAGAAAAAGTTAGATATTTATGTGGAACCGCGCGTGAGAGCTGAACTTCTAACAGAGTCATCTTACTACAACTTCGTTCATACATGGAAAGGTG AGACCGAAATAATGCTCCTGCACACAAAAGTTGACCTTGTGGTAACTCTTGGTGGAGATGGAACTGTCCTCTGG GCAGCATCTATGTTCAAAGGACCAGTTCCTCCTGTTGTGCCGTTTTCTTTAGGGTCTCTGGGATTTATGACCCCTTTTC ACAGTGAACGTTACCAAGAATATCTTGATTCAATTTTAAAAGGTCCCATTAGTATCACATTGCGACACCGCTTGCAGTGCCATGTTATTAGAGAAGCAGCCAAAAATGAGTATGAAACTGAAGGACCAATACTTGTATTAAATGAGGTTACAATTGACCGTGGGATATCATCATACCTTACAAATTTGGAATGCTATTGTGACAATTCTTTTGTCACATGTGTCCAAGGAGATGGGCTAATATTATCAACAACATCTGGCAGTACTGCCTATTCATTAGCGGCCGGAGGATCAATGGTTCATCCCCAG GTTCCTGGAATTCTGTTTACACCTATTTGTCCACATTCCCTATCATTTCGGCCTCTGATATTGCCTGAGCATGTGACGCTGCGAGTACAAGTACCTTTCAACAGCAGGAGCCATGCATGGGCGTCGTTTGATGGCAAGGATAGGAAACGGTTGGCAGCTGGTGATGCACTTGTGTGCAGCATGGCACCTTGGCCTGTCCCAACTGCCTGTCAAATTGATTCTACTAGTGACTTCCTGAACAGCATTCATGACGGCCTCCACTGGAATCTTCGAAAGACTCAGTCTTTTGATGGCCCTCGGGATGCATAG
- the LOC117624104 gene encoding NAD(H) kinase 1 isoform X3: MAPSKGDASVSCSQPENGFLNSLSLLSSEKAVQELLQQSPVQSTDDHLIEFSDAMRTVAKALRRAAEGKASAQAEAAEWKRKYELERARNLHLEHKGYNFYEKLESWWTQSSLCNAMGMIRFMLPCLFCLENCKERDRKISEEQSHRENNGDDERTKNLASRSNEQSEQCCGSNGICSHEVLRDGDRDSASKVVPNKFARKASFKLSWCCKGDQSDQHKHDIVSFERGNITTAERSSKQISLKWESQPQTVIILTKPNSTSVRILCAEMVRWLREQKKLDIYVEPRVRAELLTESSYYNFVHTWKGETEIMLLHTKVDLVVTLGGDGTVLWAASMFKGPVPPVVPFSLGSLGFMTPFHSERYQEYLDSILKGPISITLRHRLQCHVIREAAKNEYETEGPILVLNEVTIDRGISSYLTNLECYCDNSFVTCVQGDGLILSTTSGSTAYSLAAGGSMVHPQVPGILFTPICPHSLSFRPLILPEHVTLRVQVPFNSRSHAWASFDGKDRKRLAAGDALVCSMAPWPVPTACQIDSTSDFLNSIHDGLHWNLRKTQSFDGPRDA, from the exons ATGGCTCCCAGCAAG GGTGATGCAAGTGTATCATGCTCACAGCCAGAGAATGGTTTTCTCAATTCACTTTCTCTCTTAAGTTCAGAGAAAGCAGTGCAGGAACTTCTGCAACAATCTCCTGTACAGAGCACAGATGACCACCTCATAGAGTTCTCAGACGCTATGAGAA CTGTTGCAAAGGCCCTGAGACGGGCTGCTGAAGGAAAGGCTTCTGCGCAAGCTGAGGCAGCTGAATGGAAGCGTAAATATGAACTGGAGAGGGCCCGCAATCTCCATTTGGAACATAAAG GCTACAACTTTTATGAAAAGCTCGAAAGTTGGTGGACTCAGAGTTCTCTATGTAATGCAATGGGAATGATAAGATTTATGCTTCCATGCCTTTTCTGCTTGGAAAATTGCAAGGAACGGGACAGGAAAATTTCTGAAG AGCAATCACATAGAGAGAATAACGGTGATGATGAGAGGACAAAGAACTTGGCCAGCCGATCAAATGAGCAATCTGAACAGTGTTGTGGGAGTAATGGGATATGCTCCCATGAAGTTCTTCGGGATGGTGACCGTGATTCTGCTTCCAAGGTGGTCCCCAATAAATTTGCCAGAAAG GCGTCATTTAAACTTTCATGGTGTTGCAAAGGTGACCAAAGTGACCAGCACAAGCATGACATTGTCTCTTTTGAAAGAGGAAACATTACAACTGCAGAGCGCAGCAGTAAACAA ATTTCTTTGAAGTGGGAATCTCAGCCACAAACTGTGATTATATTGACCAAACCAAATTCAACTTCTGTTCGAATTCTGTGTGCAGAGATGGTCAG ATGGTTGAGAGAGCAGAAAAAGTTAGATATTTATGTGGAACCGCGCGTGAGAGCTGAACTTCTAACAGAGTCATCTTACTACAACTTCGTTCATACATGGAAAGGTG AGACCGAAATAATGCTCCTGCACACAAAAGTTGACCTTGTGGTAACTCTTGGTGGAGATGGAACTGTCCTCTGG GCAGCATCTATGTTCAAAGGACCAGTTCCTCCTGTTGTGCCGTTTTCTTTAGGGTCTCTGGGATTTATGACCCCTTTTC ACAGTGAACGTTACCAAGAATATCTTGATTCAATTTTAAAAGGTCCCATTAGTATCACATTGCGACACCGCTTGCAGTGCCATGTTATTAGAGAAGCAGCCAAAAATGAGTATGAAACTGAAGGACCAATACTTGTATTAAATGAGGTTACAATTGACCGTGGGATATCATCATACCTTACAAATTTGGAATGCTATTGTGACAATTCTTTTGTCACATGTGTCCAAGGAGATGGGCTAATATTATCAACAACATCTGGCAGTACTGCCTATTCATTAGCGGCCGGAGGATCAATGGTTCATCCCCAG GTTCCTGGAATTCTGTTTACACCTATTTGTCCACATTCCCTATCATTTCGGCCTCTGATATTGCCTGAGCATGTGACGCTGCGAGTACAAGTACCTTTCAACAGCAGGAGCCATGCATGGGCGTCGTTTGATGGCAAGGATAGGAAACGGTTGGCAGCTGGTGATGCACTTGTGTGCAGCATGGCACCTTGGCCTGTCCCAACTGCCTGTCAAATTGATTCTACTAGTGACTTCCTGAACAGCATTCATGACGGCCTCCACTGGAATCTTCGAAAGACTCAGTCTTTTGATGGCCCTCGGGATGCATAG
- the LOC117624104 gene encoding NAD(H) kinase 1 isoform X4 yields the protein MAPSKVNSAGDASVSCSQPENGFLNSLSLLSSEKAVQELLQQSPVQSTDDHLIEFSDAMRTVAKALRRAAEGKASAQAEAAEWKRKYELERARNLHLEHKEQSHRENNGDDERTKNLASRSNEQSEQCCGSNGICSHEVLRDGDRDSASKVVPNKFARKASFKLSWCCKGDQSDQHKHDIVSFERGNITTAERSSKQISLKWESQPQTVIILTKPNSTSVRILCAEMVRWLREQKKLDIYVEPRVRAELLTESSYYNFVHTWKGETEIMLLHTKVDLVVTLGGDGTVLWAASMFKGPVPPVVPFSLGSLGFMTPFHSERYQEYLDSILKGPISITLRHRLQCHVIREAAKNEYETEGPILVLNEVTIDRGISSYLTNLECYCDNSFVTCVQGDGLILSTTSGSTAYSLAAGGSMVHPQVPGILFTPICPHSLSFRPLILPEHVTLRVQVPFNSRSHAWASFDGKDRKRLAAGDALVCSMAPWPVPTACQIDSTSDFLNSIHDGLHWNLRKTQSFDGPRDA from the exons ATGGCTCCCAGCAAGGTCAATTCTGCT GGTGATGCAAGTGTATCATGCTCACAGCCAGAGAATGGTTTTCTCAATTCACTTTCTCTCTTAAGTTCAGAGAAAGCAGTGCAGGAACTTCTGCAACAATCTCCTGTACAGAGCACAGATGACCACCTCATAGAGTTCTCAGACGCTATGAGAA CTGTTGCAAAGGCCCTGAGACGGGCTGCTGAAGGAAAGGCTTCTGCGCAAGCTGAGGCAGCTGAATGGAAGCGTAAATATGAACTGGAGAGGGCCCGCAATCTCCATTTGGAACATAAAG AGCAATCACATAGAGAGAATAACGGTGATGATGAGAGGACAAAGAACTTGGCCAGCCGATCAAATGAGCAATCTGAACAGTGTTGTGGGAGTAATGGGATATGCTCCCATGAAGTTCTTCGGGATGGTGACCGTGATTCTGCTTCCAAGGTGGTCCCCAATAAATTTGCCAGAAAG GCGTCATTTAAACTTTCATGGTGTTGCAAAGGTGACCAAAGTGACCAGCACAAGCATGACATTGTCTCTTTTGAAAGAGGAAACATTACAACTGCAGAGCGCAGCAGTAAACAA ATTTCTTTGAAGTGGGAATCTCAGCCACAAACTGTGATTATATTGACCAAACCAAATTCAACTTCTGTTCGAATTCTGTGTGCAGAGATGGTCAG ATGGTTGAGAGAGCAGAAAAAGTTAGATATTTATGTGGAACCGCGCGTGAGAGCTGAACTTCTAACAGAGTCATCTTACTACAACTTCGTTCATACATGGAAAGGTG AGACCGAAATAATGCTCCTGCACACAAAAGTTGACCTTGTGGTAACTCTTGGTGGAGATGGAACTGTCCTCTGG GCAGCATCTATGTTCAAAGGACCAGTTCCTCCTGTTGTGCCGTTTTCTTTAGGGTCTCTGGGATTTATGACCCCTTTTC ACAGTGAACGTTACCAAGAATATCTTGATTCAATTTTAAAAGGTCCCATTAGTATCACATTGCGACACCGCTTGCAGTGCCATGTTATTAGAGAAGCAGCCAAAAATGAGTATGAAACTGAAGGACCAATACTTGTATTAAATGAGGTTACAATTGACCGTGGGATATCATCATACCTTACAAATTTGGAATGCTATTGTGACAATTCTTTTGTCACATGTGTCCAAGGAGATGGGCTAATATTATCAACAACATCTGGCAGTACTGCCTATTCATTAGCGGCCGGAGGATCAATGGTTCATCCCCAG GTTCCTGGAATTCTGTTTACACCTATTTGTCCACATTCCCTATCATTTCGGCCTCTGATATTGCCTGAGCATGTGACGCTGCGAGTACAAGTACCTTTCAACAGCAGGAGCCATGCATGGGCGTCGTTTGATGGCAAGGATAGGAAACGGTTGGCAGCTGGTGATGCACTTGTGTGCAGCATGGCACCTTGGCCTGTCCCAACTGCCTGTCAAATTGATTCTACTAGTGACTTCCTGAACAGCATTCATGACGGCCTCCACTGGAATCTTCGAAAGACTCAGTCTTTTGATGGCCCTCGGGATGCATAG